One stretch of Chloroflexota bacterium DNA includes these proteins:
- a CDS encoding tetratricopeptide repeat protein — protein sequence MAADSARAAGDDIVASAGKVLANADYHCVLHAGNGSGRFADEGFRLTDGKFIGPREPPDSHDVPEAVLDEGHVAVGDLDGDGKIDAVAPVYDGGAGTGVFWTIHVFSDAFGTPRCTHAIFLGDRIELQSVEIQPPDSIVVDMKDHGPDEGMAQRTMQVRRKFQLSSDNVTAYQQLPGKMWTAYRPELWSVSGSAQAPTTAPVATEGKNPLGAGKAADAIWQIVKLSAAGDVRSVADHERALEIVPKPARGDRSRARSLNDQGLAQIRAGKYAEATKTFRDGVAADPAEPEVLNNLAYARLLAEDYQGAAEAIVSTLAVAPTRPMAWETLGQVLVALGEPDAAVGAFRMNVRVSKDSEKAEKRLQKLAGTVPNPAVAQAIRTALAGGTVVASGSESAGPSPEPSRVPFSVAQVPSGGGVGGSGTSEVPDHGAGEPSRHESGRDPFRRGNRGLLTFQRDGEPHGCTALQPLPSDKPPGTRIANGFRATMLTKDNRASRSIEFISQPVDTVMYYTNGCVCPAALLQWLDGAELCQAVGPPYSDDFRRCMKPINFEFVRHHNLPPIVVDVYRP from the coding sequence ATGGCGGCCGACAGCGCCAGAGCCGCCGGCGACGACATCGTCGCATCGGCGGGGAAGGTGCTCGCGAACGCCGACTATCACTGTGTGCTTCATGCCGGGAACGGCTCGGGGCGATTCGCAGACGAAGGCTTCCGTCTCACCGACGGCAAGTTCATCGGTCCGCGCGAGCCGCCGGATTCACACGACGTTCCTGAAGCCGTCCTCGACGAAGGCCACGTCGCCGTCGGTGATCTCGACGGCGACGGGAAGATCGATGCGGTGGCTCCCGTGTACGACGGAGGAGCGGGCACTGGCGTGTTCTGGACGATACATGTCTTCTCGGATGCCTTCGGAACGCCGCGATGCACGCACGCGATCTTCTTGGGGGACCGGATCGAGCTGCAGTCCGTCGAGATCCAGCCACCGGACTCGATCGTGGTGGACATGAAGGACCACGGCCCCGACGAGGGCATGGCGCAGCGGACCATGCAGGTGCGGCGGAAGTTCCAGCTCTCGTCGGACAACGTCACCGCCTATCAGCAGCTCCCTGGGAAGATGTGGACGGCGTACCGACCAGAGCTGTGGTCGGTGTCGGGCTCTGCGCAGGCACCAACCACGGCGCCCGTCGCAACCGAAGGCAAGAACCCGCTCGGAGCCGGGAAGGCGGCTGATGCGATCTGGCAGATCGTCAAGCTCTCGGCCGCCGGCGACGTCCGGAGCGTCGCGGACCACGAGCGCGCTTTGGAGATCGTCCCAAAGCCTGCTCGTGGCGACAGGTCTCGCGCTCGATCCCTGAACGATCAAGGGCTCGCCCAGATACGAGCGGGCAAGTACGCCGAAGCCACCAAGACATTCCGGGACGGCGTCGCAGCCGATCCCGCTGAACCGGAAGTCCTCAACAACCTCGCGTACGCGCGTCTGCTCGCGGAGGACTATCAGGGGGCCGCGGAAGCCATCGTGTCGACGCTCGCGGTCGCGCCGACTCGACCGATGGCGTGGGAGACTCTCGGCCAAGTGCTCGTGGCGCTCGGCGAGCCGGATGCCGCCGTGGGTGCTTTCAGGATGAACGTCCGGGTCTCAAAGGACAGCGAGAAAGCCGAGAAGAGGCTGCAGAAGCTTGCGGGAACGGTGCCGAATCCGGCCGTCGCGCAGGCGATCCGAACGGCACTCGCAGGTGGCACCGTCGTTGCCAGTGGGTCTGAGAGTGCAGGGCCATCGCCGGAGCCGTCACGCGTCCCCTTCTCGGTTGCGCAAGTTCCATCTGGCGGTGGTGTCGGCGGCAGCGGGACTTCTGAGGTTCCCGACCACGGCGCCGGCGAGCCATCGCGCCATGAGAGCGGCCGCGACCCGTTTCGTCGCGGTAACAGAGGTCTCCTGACGTTCCAGCGAGACGGTGAGCCGCACGGTTGTACTGCACTCCAACCTCTCCCATCAGACAAGCCGCCAGGGACCCGGATCGCGAATGGTTTCAGGGCTACAATGCTGACCAAGGACAACCGCGCCTCGCGATCGATCGAGTTCATATCCCAGCCCGTGGATACCGTGATGTACTACACGAACGGATGCGTTTGTCCCGCCGCGCTGCTCCAATGGTTGGACGGAGCAGAACTGTGCCAGGCAGTTGGTCCACCGTACTCAGACGACTTTCGACGATGCATGAAGCCGATCAATTTTGAGTTCGTGCGACATCACAACCTGCCGCCGATCGTCGTTGATGTGTATCGACCGTAG